The genomic DNA TTCCGTGAAGGTCAAATTCCCCACGGTGATGGCACAGCGCCCCAGCACCTTGAAGCCCGACTTGCAGTAGAAAGGGATGAGGAAATCCTCGCACATAAGCACTGCCCGGCGCACGTTTGGCTGACAGCGGAGGTACTGCAGGTAGCGCCACATCAGGATGGGCCCTTTGCCCTGCTGCCGGAACGTGCGGTGCACTGCCAGAACGTGGATGTGCACAGTGGAGCCGCGGGGTTTGTGGATGGTCAGCGCGTCCTGGAGGAAAGATAGGGCAGAGGGCCACGATTGGTCGTGTGTGCTGTTTCAGAGGCGTCTTGGATCACACCACTTACTGTGGACAGTCTGTCCTGGTCCCACAGGGAGCCGATGATAAACGCGACCAACCGACCCTCCTCGAACCAGCCCATGGACAGCTCCGGACACAACGTCAGGAAATGACGCACCTCGTCCAGGTAGAGAGGACACTCACCTGTGACCGAGGTAAATGCtgagggggaagagggagagacccagagggagacagacagagagacagggggacagggggacag from Takifugu rubripes chromosome 5, fTakRub1.2, whole genome shotgun sequence includes the following:
- the LOC101071652 gene encoding serotonin N-acetyltransferase-like encodes the protein MSVAGAQPFIKLMQPSSHSVSPGIQRRHTLPASEVRPLNTQDAISVYEIEREAFTSVTGECPLYLDEVRHFLTLCPELSMGWFEEGRLVAFIIGSLWDQDRLSTDALTIHKPRGSTVHIHVLAVHRTFRQQGKGPILMWRYLQYLRCQPNVRRAVLMCEDFLIPFYCKSGFKVLGRCAITVGNLTFTEMWYPISGHAYMRRNSEAIRFPQHPLTLPVTNNDDQVDV